The Cyanobacterium sp. T60_A2020_053 genomic interval ACAGTTGTTTCAACCTATCAGAAAATTGCATATCATCCCGCAATGATGCAACGCCAAAAATTGAGTTATTATGGGGGTGGAGAGACTTGAACTCTCACGACCGATTAAGGTCAACGGATTTTAAGTCCGCAGCGTCTACCATTCCGCCACACCCCCTTTTGGGTTTTTTATTTTGTGAATTGCTCACAGACAACTATTCTAACAAATTAATTTAAAAAGTGCAAGGACTTGAGAAAAAAGAGAAACAGAGAGCGATTTTGTTTTATGATAAGGGCTTTGGTCAAATATAAATAATTCAATAATCATCAAATTATTATGACAACAGATTTAGTTACGATTATGAAACAAGAGGTAGGCAAGGCGGCAGCCCACCGTGTAAAATCTAATTCCGTGGTAGGTTTAGGCACTGGTTCAACCACAGCTTATGCTATTCAATATATCGGCGAAAGATTGGCTAGTGGTGAGTTAGAAAATATCATTGGTATTCCTACCTCTTTTCAAGCAGAAGTGTTGGCAAAAAAATATAATATACCTCTGGCTACTCTTGATACTATTACTGATATTGATATTGCCATTGATGGGGCAGATGAAGTTGACCCGCAGAAAAATTTGATCAAGGGGGGGGGCGCTGCGCACACTCGTGAAAAAGTGGTGGATAGTCTTGCTAAGGAATTTATTGTCGTAGTTGATGCTGGTAAGCTAGTAGAAAAATTGGGTTCTACTTTTCTCCTTCCTGTGGAGGTTATTCCCATGGCGGTTACTCCTGTTATGAGCAAACTAGAAGCATTGGGAGGTAAGCCTGAGTTGAGAATGGGCATTAAAAAAGCTGGTCCAGTGGTGACGGATCAAGGTAATTTAGTAATTGATGTTAAATTTGATGATATTTCTAACCCCAGCGCCCTTGAATCTACCATCAATAATATTCCGGGAGTATTAGAAAATGGTTTATTTGTGGGTGTTACTGATGTAGTTTTAGTCGGTGAAATTATTGACGGCAAAGCCGTTGTCAAGGAGTTTTAAGCAAAATAGGCAGAGGGGGAAGGGGAGGCAAAGGAAGAAGGGGAGGCAGAGGGAGAAGGGGAGGCAGAGGGAGAAAGGGAAGCGGGGGGAGAAAGGGAAGCAGAGGAAGAAGGGGAGGCGGAGGGAGATAATTAATTATCAATTATCCATTATTATCCATTGTCTTTATCAAACCTGTAATCAGTTATAATCAAAATCGAAAAATCCTGAACTGAAATTGTAATGTTAAATCAAAAGGGCTTAAATATAGTTGTTAGTGGCTTGATGCTTGGTTTAATTTCTATGTCACCTAGCGTCGCTCAAGATTCTACTAACATCCGAAGTAGTGAAGAAATGAATCGTAATGACAATAGCGATCCATTATTACTTCCTAATCAAGCTCAAGAGGTGGAAATTATTGATCGCCCTGCGATTACCCTTGAAGAGGCTATATCTCTTGGATTGACTAATAATAAAGATTTGAGTAGGGCAAAATTAGAGTTAGATCGCTCTCAAGAGGGTTTAAATGCTGCCCAAGCTCAAGAAAAAATATTTGTCGATGGCACGGCTGACACTACTTTTTCGGGTAATCAAGCTCAAGGTTTTCTTGGTAATACTCATAATCTGAGTACGGGCGCTGGGGTAGAATTGGGTTATCGTCTTTACACGGGGGGAAGGTTGGAAGCAACGATTAATCGGGCGCGGGAAGAAATTAAATTCGCTGAATTGGAAGTTAATCGTTTGACGCAACAAACTCGTTTTGAGGTGGCAACGGCTTATTATCAGTTACAAAATGCTGATGCACAGGTGAATATTGCTCAGGCGGCGGTAGATGATTTTACTCAAACTCTTAGAGATGCTGAATTGTTGGAGCGCGCTGGATTGGGTACTCGTTTTGATGTGTTACAAGCTAGGGTAGATTTGGCTAATGCTAATCAAGGGTTAACTAGGGCGCGCGCCGATCAACGCAATGCTAGACGAGAGTTAGCCACGGTTATTGGTATTCCTGCTACGGTGGAGTATAGCGCGGCGGATGAAATTGCAGAGCAGGGAGAATGGAGTCTTTCCCTTGAGCAGAGTATTATTCAGGCTTACCAAAATAGGGAGGAGTTAGATCAAATTCTCGCTCGAAGGGAAATTAATAATCAAGACCGTATTATTGCTGTATCACGGCAGAAACCACAAGTTAATTTGTTTGCTAATTATAATTTTAATCTCAATGTTGCTGGTATCAGTCCGTTGGGCATTACGGGTTACAGTGATGGTTATAATGCCGGCGCCCGTCTCACTTGGAATTTACGGGATGGTGGAGAAGCAAAGGCACT includes:
- a CDS encoding TolC family protein, giving the protein MLNQKGLNIVVSGLMLGLISMSPSVAQDSTNIRSSEEMNRNDNSDPLLLPNQAQEVEIIDRPAITLEEAISLGLTNNKDLSRAKLELDRSQEGLNAAQAQEKIFVDGTADTTFSGNQAQGFLGNTHNLSTGAGVELGYRLYTGGRLEATINRAREEIKFAELEVNRLTQQTRFEVATAYYQLQNADAQVNIAQAAVDDFTQTLRDAELLERAGLGTRFDVLQARVDLANANQGLTRARADQRNARRELATVIGIPATVEYSAADEIAEQGEWSLSLEQSIIQAYQNREELDQILARREINNQDRIIAVSRQKPQVNLFANYNFNLNVAGISPLGITGYSDGYNAGARLTWNLRDGGEAKALSKQEEISIAIDENDFAGQRNAIRLEVETAYNDLTANKENIGTTEQAAITATESLRLARLRFQAGVGTQTDVINAQRALTEARGNFLQAIIGYNQSLNRLQRAVSQQ
- the rpiA gene encoding ribose-5-phosphate isomerase RpiA translates to MIMTTDLVTIMKQEVGKAAAHRVKSNSVVGLGTGSTTAYAIQYIGERLASGELENIIGIPTSFQAEVLAKKYNIPLATLDTITDIDIAIDGADEVDPQKNLIKGGGAAHTREKVVDSLAKEFIVVVDAGKLVEKLGSTFLLPVEVIPMAVTPVMSKLEALGGKPELRMGIKKAGPVVTDQGNLVIDVKFDDISNPSALESTINNIPGVLENGLFVGVTDVVLVGEIIDGKAVVKEF